From the genome of Brassica napus cultivar Da-Ae unplaced genomic scaffold, Da-Ae ScsIHWf_618;HRSCAF=913, whole genome shotgun sequence:
GCAAAGGAGACTGGAGATGGAAAGACTTGAAAATGCATAATCCCAACATAATCCAAGGAGCCATGGTTTCTGCAACAGACAAGGATGACGGGTTCCAAGATGTCCGGACAAGCTCCAACTACACCGAGCCCACTCTAGTTGGAAATGTTTGTCTGGTCGCGGATCTTGTTGCCCTGGGAGAAGGAGGATCTTTGGACCATGAGCGGATCCACATGCATCAAGGAGGAGGCAACTGCCCCCAGTAAAATCAGATTTGAAGATTCAAGTCCAGCTTCTCTCAGAGAAGTTATCACCTAACGAAAATCACAATAAGACTGTTCTTCTTATgataaacaaatatacaaaaccaatcaaatcaagaaaatcaagaaaaagTTGGTGGAAATTTTTGGAAACCTGATCCAAGCTGTTGAAGTGATCAGCAATATACGAATGTTGCTGATTACGTTTATTGCATCTACTCATTGCTCCACATAAGGAAGATCCAATCTTTGAGGATATATAATATGAACAACCTTgaccaaacttttttttttttgcattttcgtGTGTAGTTGGTGCATTGCCAAAGGACAACAATGTTACATGGAGAGGTATGTCTTGCATGCAAGACGGTATTTGGCCAGCGAATTTTCACGCAAACCTTCCATTGTTAAATAAGTTCCGATAACAAGAAACCATCATTATACTAATTATAGAAGAAGCTTAACATTtagatgaagaaaaaagaaaccatCAAAATGTAaactatttgtttttaaatgtttcattgatatatcattatactaattttttttaataattggtttctcaactaaatttaaattttgtcttTTTAAAGATGAAAGATACCCAAGTATGATAAGTAtatgcataaaataaaaaattaatataagaaCAATTTTTAACAAACcaagtatattatatataaaatatatggaaaatataagcaaaatataacaaaaacaattaaaattatcaAGTTCTCTTTTGATGTCCTCTTAAAATTGGGGGTTCATAGATTTATTTTATGCAAATGAATCCAACAAAAGAGATGACGTAATCAATATGAATAACtatgtttcagaattttaatatcacatcaaatatatttataatatctttaaaatatttttattttatcaaaaaatgacATCAAAATAATAAGACATAGGATATGCCATTCTCTTCCAACGtcttaaaaatagttaaagttTATAGAGAAAATTTTTAACTGTTTTTATTAGATTATTGATGTGTTTTATTTATGATGATTACATATCATAGaatataaatttacttttatatgtaattcgataaaactataaataaaattatagactctaataaaatatattttgaagaaaGATAAACAACAAATAGTTTTGTgtatgtttataaaaattacatatgataattattaatttattattttaatgggaccatatatttacttaaaagttttcaatatattattatcttattatcttATTGAATTATGTCATATTTTACACTGGTCAATTTggaaccaaatttttttattaatttatcgtgTTTATTagtataaatgatattaatttatagattttctactgtatatattttataaatagtaaTATTTGATATAGAATTACTATATACTTTATAAATAGTAATTATCTGATCAAATGTTGGATAGTACTATTGACCCAAACCAACATTATCTGATCAAATGTTAGTAATTTTCTGGATCCAACATATAATATCCAACAAAACTGAACCTATATTTTCTGACTGGTTCAAggtaaaattttcaaatctacTTTATCCCAATCAGGATAAATTGCTGATACCAGGTTTCTTATTGCAATTATCTCTTGTTTATTGGCCTTATGATCAATTCCCTTACATACACAAAAATGTTCAAATGTTATATTGGTTTTCTATTTAAGCAATTTAAatcgtttttaattattagttcTAAGCAAATAGTGAACTAGGGTTTAGAGACTCTTGTATAAATATCCTTGTTCACTCGTGTAAAATCTTCAAGCCGAAAGTAATAAAGAAATTATTCAAAGTTCTTTTGTCTTCAACAAAATTTGTGTTCTGCGTACAGCTTTATGTAGAGGAGATGGAGAGGTGTACTTGAGGTTTACACGCAAACCAAGACCTGAATCAATATGGAATCACGCCGCTGGATCCATCCTAGTTTCAGGTATTCACCCGTTGTTAAACTCTTATCTACATATCTTTTGGTCTAATCTTCTTGAATGATCACACAAATGCTTGTCTGATGTTGTGTCTTTCAGaagctggaggcaaagtgaCTGGCGCAGAGGGGAATCCATTGGACTTTTCTAAAGGGAAGTATCTTGATTACAAGAGAGGTATCGttgttacaacttacaacaCATAAACTACTGCCAAGGCTTTTGAAAGCGGTAAGAGAATccattaaagaagaagaagaggaagctgaTTCTTTGAAACTTCACTGACACGCAGCTGTAATATACAATACTCTGTTTCTGTGTTTTCTTTACACAGTGAGACtattgtcatttaaaaaaaaaaattcaactttgATATTATAAAAAACACTAATTCTCTTTGAAGATTGTTGAAACATAATCATAAAGTACACGTTGATCATCTGAAATACTACGTGAATGTAATTTGGAAACTTTTGGCTAAATTTTGGGGAGAAAACAACAAATGTTTACGTAACTAATTGATTGCTACGCATAATAATCTACTTTAAACTCGacaatataaaaaaagataaatgcTTCTTTCTCTATCATATATAAAAGAAAGACCAATGGAAAAGACTTTTctcataaaagaaagaaaaagaataattgACAATCATGACAAAAAGATTACAAACTTCTGCGAAACTTCTTATACAAATGTTATCTCATATAGAGAAGATTAGTGGATTGATTAggtgaaatattatttataccTGATTTGTTTAGTGTTTAACGATTAATGATAACTCTTGTCTTGTTAAGAGTAATACTTTAGTGTTTAATAATACTTTAGTGTTTAACGACTAATGATAACTCTTGTCTTGTTAATAGTAACACTTTAGTGTTTAACGGCTAATGATAACTCTTATCTTTGTTAAGAgtaatattaatatatgatgaCTGATAACAAAAGTCCCTTAATATTATATCTTTTCTTGACGGACACTGGAACATATTCAattaattcttattcttttaattttctttcGTAAACGTCAACTTGAAACGTGAAAAATGGTCTGCACCATCTGCCACGAAACCACCTCTAAAATATACAgtcaaaaaaacaaatatgcaGTTGAATAAACAAAGAATGCATACGtaaactctatatatatgtaacaaacGTCTATGTATTGGTGCACTAAAAACTATATAGTctaaggatatatatatatattcttggAGCTTTGTAATGTCTTACGAGAAGGAGCTAGGCGCTGCAAAGAAAGCTGTTTCTCTAGCTGCTCGTCTCAGCCAAGTAAGAAGTGcaaccatctttttttttgtcatctgttgTTATATTGATTCGAAACGGATAAGCCAAAATGCAAGTTACAAAGGCTGTCGTGCAACCATCTATACTCCTATATGTTGGACATAATATTCTCTTTTTGaatcataaactaataaaatgaatatttttcaaaaaaaaaaaaaactaataaaatgaaTACTATCTTACATAGGGAGTTCAGAAGACTCTCTTGCAATCCGAAGTATGGACAAAATCCGACAAAACTCCTGTCACTGCAGCTGATTATGGTTTGTACCTCAACGTTTGCTTACCATCGAGTTCACTTACCTTCTAACACTAATGGATTATTTCTTCAGGATCACAAGCTGTTGTTAGTCTTGTGTTAGAGAGGGAGCTCAAACCTGCAACCCTGTCATTAGTAGCAGAAGAGGTGGTAATAACTCTAAAAGCTTATTGACGAAAAGGTCTTGTTTATCGAGTTTTCACATGAATGTTTTTACAGGATACTAGAGATCTACGGAAGAAAGGAAGTGAGGAGTTTCTAGAAGATATAACAAAGCTTGTGAGAGATACTCTAGCTTCTGATGAATCATACGCAGGCTCTTCTATAACCACAGAGGATGTGTTGAATGCCATAGACTGTGGTAAATCACAAGGAGGAAGCAGTGGTTGTCACTGGGTTCTTGATCCTATAGATGGAACCAGAGGGTAACAAATTAGCTTTCCTAGCACTTAGATAACAACATAGTACTAAACTTCTCTGCTTGTTTTAGATTTGTAAGAGGAGAGCAATACGCTGTGGGATTAGCGTTGCTTGTGGAAGGCAAAGTGGTGGTCGGCGTTATGGCTTGTCCTAATCTTCCTTTGTCTTCTGCGGTTGTTGAGAAAGACGACAAGTCTTGCCAGGATAATGTTGGATGTCTTTTCTTTGCTGCAACTGGTTCAGGAGCTTATGTGCAACCGCTCAATGGCAATTCTCCACCACAGGAGGTATCTATCTTTTATCTTATCCAAAGCTAAACTGTTGATATGTGGGGTAAGAGAGTGAAAGAACTGTGTTGACAGGTGAGAGTGAGTAGCAATGAGAATCTTGAAGAAGCAAAGTTCTTAGAATCATACCATATGCCAATTCCCCTCCATAGTTCCATTGCTAAGGTAAGATATTGCTTAGTGTATTACAGTGTGCTCTCATGTTGCCATAACCCGGCTCAATAATTTCATGGACCTTAGGACAAAAAGATTTGAACCTTTaaatcttatatttatttagaattggtaataaatattataaatattttttttataaatgtatattgaaaaatatgtttatataaattatttttggactttttttttaatttgttgcataaaaatacatatctattttcttttaaaaaattcggataattaactattaaaaatcgGAGGATCCGGAACGATCGTACTGCTTGTCCCCATCTAAGCCGGAACTGGCATAACCAAGTGGGATTCTTACGGTTTTACGCAGAAACTTGGGATCACAGCGTTACCTGTAAGAATCGATAGCCAAGCAAAGTATGCAGCTGTGTCCAGAGGAGATGCAGAGATGTACTTGCGCTTCACTCTTGTTGGATACCGTGAGTGGATATGGGACCATGCAGCTGGTTCAATCATCACAACaggtttataattatatatacacagtACATAAACACTCTTTAAACACTGAGAACTTTTGGCTCTAAATGCACGTCCATTGCAGAAGCTGGAGGCGTCGTTTGCGATGCTGAAGGGATACCTCTGGACTTCTCAAAGGGAAAGCGTCTTGATCACAACAGAGGGATCATAGTTACCACCAAGAAACTCAAGCCATTGATTCTGAAAGCTGTTAGAGAATCCATGGAAGAGGAAAATCTTCGTGTCTGAGACCGAGACACTACTGGAGAAGCTActgtatttgtatttgtattttgtctGAACTGGTAACTTGTGTGTGTATTGCCTAGTTCTTTGTATTGTCTACGTGTTAGATGTGTAATATATGTGTGCTTGGAGGTCAAGATTCTACTTTGTTTCTTTGAGAAAGCGATTGATGATCACTTTTGTCTTCTTGCGAATATTACTAGAAGGTGATGATGACTTCGACATATATTGTATTACTAAACCTCACTTTATGCCATTACGTGAAAGACGTTCTGCACCAAACCCGACTCACACGTAAACTTTTATTTCGATGTTTCTTGTACAACCCAGTTGTAACcattacataaatataaactgtGTAATCATATGAATCAGTCATCTGTAAATGTATATCAGTCGAAATGTCAGtaaaagacaaacaaactcAACTGTAGCCTTTTGTTTTTCTCCTAGAAAGAATGTAAAAGAACAAAACCAAAACCTTTTCTATAACAAAGAATCAACAGAGCCAAATCCACTGAACTACCTATAAATGGTGtatgagtatttttttaaatctgagCAATGAAAAGTTCATTCCAAGTATCTGGGACCCCAGGTAAGCACCAATGCAAACAATCATTAACACTGGAGCCGTGGCTGTCACGTTACTCTTCACTTTTTTAGGTTTTCTAGGTTTGAGTTTAGACCCTGAGATATGAGCTTCATCTCTCAGCTCAGAAAGCGCAGTTATGTCAAGAATCTTGATCCTCGTCCCATTCACAGCACTCTCCACCGTTGCATCAACCGACCCATCATCACCATTGATTTCACTTCCTCTAGACAGAGGGACAGTATTGTTACAGTTCCCACCTGTGTTCCAATCTCCGTTCCTAAAATGCCTCGGAGATATCGTCCTAAAGAAAGCTCTCAACCGCGGATGCAACGGAAGCTGCGCGTCTAGCCACTTCGCAACGCTGCGTATTGTAAAAACCTTAGCGTGACTTATATCTTTAAGAAACTCGCCTTCTACCTTTGTGCCGTTCACGTGCATCACCCAGTGATTGCCTTCGATCTTGCCCCTGTTCCAGTGGTGGCCCGTGTTAAGAACCAACACATCGAAACGGTGAAGGTACTTCCTCATAAACGCTGGTGGACGGTCCAGATGCATTGCGGTGAGACGAGG
Proteins encoded in this window:
- the LOC125604757 gene encoding probable SAL4 phosphatase, giving the protein MNKKETCKGDWRWKDLKMHNPNIIQGAMVSATDKDDGFQDVRTSSNYTEPTLVGNVCLVADLVALGEGGSLDHERIHMHQGGVGALPKDNNVTWRALCRGDGEVYLRFTRKPRPESIWNHAAGSILVSEAGGKVTGAEGNPLDFSKGKYLDYKRGIVVTTYNT
- the LOC106405023 gene encoding SAL2 phosphatase isoform X1; this encodes MSYEKELGAAKKAVSLAARLSQGVQKTLLQSEVWTKSDKTPVTAADYGSQAVVSLVLERELKPATLSLVAEEVDTRDLRKKGSEEFLEDITKLVRDTLASDESYAGSSITTEDVLNAIDCGKSQGGSSGCHWVLDPIDGTRGFVRGEQYAVGLALLVEGKVVVGVMACPNLPLSSAVVEKDDKSCQDNVGCLFFAATGSGAYVQPLNGNSPPQEVRVSSNENLEEAKFLESYHMPIPLHSSIAKKLGITALPVRIDSQAKYAAVSRGDAEMYLRFTLVGYREWIWDHAAGSIITTEAGGVVCDAEGIPLDFSKGKRLDHNRGIIVTTKKLKPLILKAVRESMEEENLRV
- the LOC106405023 gene encoding SAL2 phosphatase isoform X2 — protein: MSYEKELGAAKKAVSLAARLSQGVQKTLLQSEVWTKSDKTPVTAADYGSQAVVSLVLERELKPATLSLVAEEDTRDLRKKGSEEFLEDITKLVRDTLASDESYAGSSITTEDVLNAIDCGKSQGGSSGCHWVLDPIDGTRGFVRGEQYAVGLALLVEGKVVVGVMACPNLPLSSAVVEKDDKSCQDNVGCLFFAATGSGAYVQPLNGNSPPQEVRVSSNENLEEAKFLESYHMPIPLHSSIAKKLGITALPVRIDSQAKYAAVSRGDAEMYLRFTLVGYREWIWDHAAGSIITTEAGGVVCDAEGIPLDFSKGKRLDHNRGIIVTTKKLKPLILKAVRESMEEENLRV